One region of Chryseobacterium sp. C-71 genomic DNA includes:
- a CDS encoding DUF4252 domain-containing protein encodes MKILKTIFIAICTMFLMQSCIVSEKPNMAFFSKSEYDYKGAKFVSINVPLFLAKPYIKKALREEGDNEAVIALVKKVSKIKVLTVENGNKKMLKDYASYLNDNNYEDWATIKHDGNNVNIRVKQNGESIKNMLITVNSDKDLVFVDVKGSFTSDDISQMISHVSDK; translated from the coding sequence ATGAAAATTTTAAAAACAATCTTTATTGCTATTTGTACAATGTTTCTGATGCAGTCATGCATTGTTTCAGAAAAACCAAATATGGCTTTTTTCTCAAAATCAGAATATGATTACAAAGGAGCAAAATTCGTAAGCATCAATGTACCGCTGTTTTTAGCTAAACCTTATATCAAAAAAGCTTTGAGAGAAGAAGGTGACAACGAAGCTGTGATTGCATTGGTGAAAAAAGTTTCTAAAATAAAAGTTCTCACTGTAGAAAACGGAAACAAAAAGATGCTGAAAGATTATGCGAGTTATTTAAATGACAACAATTATGAAGACTGGGCAACCATCAAACACGACGGTAATAACGTCAACATTAGAGTAAAACAAAATGGCGAGTCTATCAAGAATATGCTGATTACTGTAAACTCAGACAAAGATCTTGTCTTTGTGGACGTGAAAGGAAGTTTCACATCGGATGATATCTCTCAGATGATCAGTCATGTTTCAGATAAGTAG
- a CDS encoding DUF4252 domain-containing protein, with amino-acid sequence MKKIFIILALAFSHFFNVYGQREKLDQLFDKYQEVEGVTSIKIAKPMFGMLSNLNIADSELDQIKPLLAKINGLKVLITESSEGGRSQNNLNQLNKEISSYLKNMNYSEMMSVKNGDSKIKFLSSEAKNGLLEDILLRIDSGNGENILVMLDGKLSMDDVNKIINSSETKTSSTSTTTVKNSFNSDNDSSYLNGETRNVGEFSGLEVSTGVDVVFKQENATNVKVFADSDKLQYIITKVENGILKVYIDNKGAKKMKFKNLSVNVSSPRMENIKTSSGASFSTINNLNGSNINIDASSGSSVKGKFNISKTSFIEASSGSNVKVDINTVSISVKSSSGSNVNVEGNSDEGMIDVSSGAVVKADNLRINNAEVESTSGSSASVNVKDKMRVKASSGGSVRYKGNPKIDSDVSKMSGGSLSSIN; translated from the coding sequence ATGAAAAAAATATTCATCATACTCGCACTCGCTTTTTCACATTTTTTCAATGTGTACGGGCAGAGAGAAAAACTAGACCAGCTTTTCGACAAATATCAGGAAGTGGAAGGGGTAACTTCTATCAAAATTGCAAAACCCATGTTTGGGATGCTAAGCAATCTGAACATTGCAGATTCAGAATTGGATCAGATAAAACCTTTGCTTGCAAAAATCAACGGATTGAAAGTTTTGATTACCGAAAGTTCTGAAGGTGGAAGGTCTCAGAATAATTTGAATCAATTGAATAAAGAAATCTCTTCTTACCTTAAAAACATGAATTACAGCGAAATGATGTCTGTGAAAAATGGAGATAGTAAGATTAAATTTCTGTCATCAGAAGCTAAAAATGGACTTCTTGAAGATATTTTGCTAAGAATAGACAGCGGAAACGGCGAGAATATTCTGGTCATGCTTGATGGGAAACTTTCAATGGATGATGTGAATAAAATTATCAATTCAAGCGAGACAAAAACAAGTTCTACGAGCACCACGACTGTAAAAAACAGTTTTAATTCTGATAATGATTCTTCTTATTTAAATGGGGAAACCAGAAATGTAGGTGAGTTTTCGGGATTAGAAGTAAGTACGGGAGTGGATGTAGTTTTCAAACAGGAAAATGCGACCAATGTAAAAGTATTTGCAGATTCAGACAAGCTTCAATATATTATTACAAAAGTTGAAAACGGCATTTTGAAAGTCTACATCGACAACAAAGGTGCAAAAAAGATGAAATTTAAAAACTTAAGTGTCAACGTTTCTTCGCCAAGAATGGAAAATATAAAAACTTCCTCTGGTGCAAGTTTTTCAACGATCAATAATCTTAACGGGTCAAATATCAATATAGATGCATCATCAGGATCGTCTGTGAAAGGTAAATTTAATATTTCTAAAACGAGTTTTATTGAAGCAAGTTCAGGATCTAATGTAAAAGTTGACATCAATACTGTAAGTATTTCGGTGAAAAGTTCAAGCGGTTCAAATGTTAATGTAGAAGGAAATTCAGACGAAGGGATGATTGATGTGAGTAGCGGAGCGGTTGTAAAAGCAGATAATCTTAGAATAAACAATGCAGAAGTAGAATCTACATCGGGAAGCAGTGCTTCTGTGAATGTGAAAGACAAAATGAGAGTGAAAGCATCTTCAGGAGGATCGGTAAGATACAAAGGAAATCCTAAGATTGATTCTGATGTAAGTAAAATGTCCGGAGGAAGTCTTTCATCAATCAACTAA
- a CDS encoding RNA polymerase sigma factor, which yields MTQEIFKNTVFILKDEMYRFAKRFVMSSDEAEDVVQDLMIKFWQKKEELEKFGNLKSYALKSVKNECLNRLKHHDVKLGFADLQLHRSELYSMDVNNLKEHIIGFINQLPEKQKMVIHLKDVEEYDVSEISEMLEMEENAVRVNLMRARQKVKEQISQLMSYEQRSISG from the coding sequence ATGACCCAGGAAATTTTCAAGAATACGGTTTTCATTCTCAAAGATGAGATGTATCGTTTTGCGAAAAGATTTGTCATGAGCAGTGATGAGGCAGAAGATGTGGTACAAGATTTAATGATCAAGTTTTGGCAGAAAAAAGAAGAACTTGAAAAATTTGGAAATTTAAAATCCTACGCATTAAAATCTGTAAAAAACGAATGCCTCAATCGATTGAAACACCACGATGTGAAGTTGGGCTTTGCAGATCTGCAGCTTCACCGGTCTGAACTCTACAGTATGGATGTGAATAATCTGAAGGAGCACATTATTGGTTTTATCAATCAGCTTCCTGAAAAACAGAAAATGGTTATCCATTTGAAAGATGTAGAAGAGTATGATGTGTCTGAAATTTCCGAAATGCTGGAAATGGAAGAAAATGCAGTAAGAGTCAATCTTATGCGGGCAAGACAAAAAGTAAAAGAACAAATCTCACAACTGATGAGCTATGAGCAACGATCAATATCAGGATAA
- a CDS encoding GlmU family protein, whose translation MQLVFSDAQYWEDFLPLTFTRPVAEMRCGILTFSERWQNILDNTDVSFFTENYLQGKFKNPEDVESLFLVTNFLPTETIIQQIKDLKLGEALVYEDELIAARINMKGFSLNQIEKMTDIKEELIFFKKPTDLFTYNDKAIDFDFELLTKGKTSQELSSTNGFLGDIKDLFIEEGAQVEFSTINTKTGKIYIGKNAEVMEGCNLRGPIALCEESKFNLGAKIYGATTIGPHSKVGGEVNNIIIFGYSNKGHDGFVGNSVIGEWCNLGADTNSSNLKNNYASVKLWNYRTKHFEDTGLQFAGLIMGDHSKTAINTQLNTGTVIGVAANIFRSGFAPNLIESFSWGGFKDDERFKLDKAYEVAEKVMARRKLPLTDDDKAILKYIFDEY comes from the coding sequence ATGCAACTCGTATTTTCAGATGCACAATATTGGGAAGATTTCCTTCCGCTTACTTTTACCCGCCCCGTTGCAGAAATGCGATGCGGAATTTTAACATTCTCCGAAAGGTGGCAGAATATTTTAGATAATACTGATGTTTCCTTTTTTACCGAAAATTATCTTCAGGGAAAATTTAAAAATCCGGAAGATGTTGAAAGTCTTTTTTTGGTAACCAATTTTTTACCAACAGAAACAATCATTCAACAAATAAAAGATTTGAAATTAGGCGAAGCTTTGGTTTATGAAGATGAATTGATCGCTGCAAGAATCAATATGAAAGGTTTTTCTCTAAATCAAATCGAGAAAATGACCGATATCAAAGAAGAATTGATTTTCTTTAAAAAGCCGACTGATCTTTTTACTTATAATGATAAAGCCATCGATTTTGATTTTGAATTATTAACTAAAGGGAAAACTTCTCAGGAATTATCTTCCACTAATGGATTTTTAGGCGATATAAAAGATTTGTTCATCGAAGAAGGAGCGCAAGTTGAATTTTCGACCATCAATACCAAAACCGGAAAAATATATATTGGAAAAAATGCTGAAGTGATGGAAGGTTGCAATCTTCGTGGCCCGATTGCATTGTGTGAAGAATCTAAATTTAATTTAGGAGCAAAAATTTACGGTGCAACTACGATCGGTCCACATTCTAAAGTAGGTGGCGAAGTGAATAACATCATTATTTTCGGATATTCTAATAAAGGTCACGATGGTTTTGTTGGAAATTCCGTGATTGGCGAATGGTGTAATCTGGGTGCAGATACCAATTCTTCTAATCTTAAAAACAATTACGCAAGTGTAAAACTTTGGAACTACAGAACCAAACATTTTGAAGATACAGGTTTGCAGTTTGCAGGCTTAATTATGGGAGATCATTCTAAGACTGCCATCAATACCCAATTAAATACAGGAACGGTTATCGGTGTCGCTGCCAATATTTTCAGATCAGGCTTTGCTCCAAATCTGATTGAAAGTTTTTCCTGGGGTGGATTTAAAGATGATGAAAGATTTAAATTAGACAAAGCCTACGAAGTTGCCGAGAAAGTAATGGCAAGAAGAAAACTGCCTTTAACAGACGATGACAAGGCAATTTTAAAATATATTTTTGACGAATACTAA
- a CDS encoding type B 50S ribosomal protein L31, which yields MKKGIHPENYRLVVFKDMSNDEVFVGKSTAETKDTIEHEGVEYPLIKMEISSSSHPFYTGKTKLVDTAGRVDKFMNKYKKFSK from the coding sequence ATGAAAAAAGGAATTCACCCAGAAAATTATAGACTTGTTGTTTTCAAAGATATGAGTAACGACGAGGTATTTGTAGGAAAATCTACTGCTGAAACAAAAGACACTATCGAGCACGAAGGTGTAGAGTACCCATTGATCAAAATGGAAATCTCTTCTAGCTCTCACCCTTTCTACACAGGAAAGACTAAATTAGTTGATACTGCAGGTAGAGTAGACAAGTTCATGAATAAATACAAGAAATTCTCTAAATAA
- a CDS encoding nucleotide pyrophosphohydrolase — translation MEITNLQQQVDEWIKTIGVRYFNELTNMAMLTEEVGEVARIIARRYGEQSEKESDKTKDLGEELADVLFVTLCLANQTGTNLQEAFDKKMKVKTDRDKDRHQNNEKLK, via the coding sequence ATGGAAATTACGAATCTGCAGCAGCAAGTCGATGAATGGATCAAAACCATTGGCGTTCGTTACTTTAATGAACTGACCAATATGGCAATGCTGACCGAAGAAGTAGGAGAAGTTGCAAGAATCATTGCAAGAAGATACGGCGAACAAAGCGAAAAAGAAAGTGACAAAACCAAAGATTTGGGTGAAGAATTGGCTGATGTATTATTTGTAACCTTATGTCTTGCCAACCAAACCGGAACCAATCTGCAGGAAGCTTTCGACAAAAAAATGAAAGTGAAAACTGATCGCGATAAAGATCGTCATCAGAATAATGAGAAATTAAAATAA
- a CDS encoding 3-phosphoshikimate 1-carboxyvinyltransferase translates to MKLEKSKLIGNKAIQISGSKSISNRLLILESLFSNIKIGNLSNSQDTQLLKKALSEDTEVVDIHHAGTAMRFLTSYYSIQEGKTTILTGSGRMKERPIKNLVTALQNLGVEIEYLKNQGFPPLKITGRKITEKKVDVPANISSQFITSLLLIAGRLENGLEINLVGEVTSRSYIEMTLDILTKFGIKNTFERNTIKIESFINNHSSIINYEVESDWSSASYFYSFAAIGKETIHLKSFYKESTQGDSAIADIYERFFGIKTSFTEDEHKLTLQPIENFQFPEKMVLDMNNCPDIAQTLCVTAAALKIPFEISGLGTLKVKETDRLLALHNELKKLGTETEITDLTIKSLAFNEAEENISIKTYQDHRMAMSFAPFCLIKELNIEEENVVEKSYPMFWEDLNIILTN, encoded by the coding sequence ATGAAGTTAGAAAAATCAAAATTAATCGGAAATAAAGCCATACAAATCAGCGGTTCGAAAAGTATTTCGAATCGTTTGTTGATTTTGGAAAGTTTATTTTCAAACATAAAAATCGGGAATTTATCAAATTCTCAGGATACACAATTACTTAAAAAGGCATTATCGGAAGACACAGAAGTTGTTGACATTCACCACGCTGGAACCGCAATGCGTTTTTTGACATCATATTATTCAATTCAGGAAGGGAAAACCACCATTCTTACAGGTTCGGGAAGAATGAAAGAACGACCTATTAAAAATTTGGTCACAGCTTTACAAAATCTCGGAGTTGAAATTGAGTATTTAAAAAATCAAGGTTTTCCGCCTTTGAAAATTACGGGAAGAAAAATCACTGAGAAAAAAGTTGATGTTCCCGCGAATATTTCAAGTCAGTTTATTACTTCTCTCCTACTGATTGCTGGAAGATTGGAAAACGGTCTGGAAATTAATTTGGTTGGTGAAGTTACTTCAAGGTCTTATATCGAAATGACTTTGGATATTCTGACCAAATTCGGAATTAAAAACACTTTTGAAAGGAACACGATCAAGATTGAATCATTTATCAATAATCATTCTTCAATTATAAATTACGAAGTAGAAAGCGATTGGAGCTCGGCGTCTTACTTCTATTCATTCGCAGCAATTGGAAAAGAAACAATCCATCTGAAAAGTTTTTACAAAGAATCTACGCAGGGAGATTCTGCGATTGCTGATATTTATGAACGGTTTTTTGGGATTAAAACTAGCTTCACAGAAGACGAACACAAATTGACCCTTCAACCTATTGAGAATTTCCAATTCCCTGAAAAGATGGTTTTGGATATGAATAATTGTCCTGATATCGCACAAACCCTTTGTGTTACGGCAGCAGCTTTGAAAATCCCGTTTGAAATTTCTGGATTGGGAACTTTAAAAGTAAAAGAAACTGATCGACTTTTAGCTTTACACAACGAGTTGAAAAAATTAGGAACGGAAACGGAAATTACAGATTTAACTATTAAATCTTTAGCTTTTAATGAAGCAGAAGAAAATATTTCCATTAAAACGTATCAGGATCACAGAATGGCAATGAGTTTTGCACCGTTTTGTCTGATTAAAGAATTAAATATTGAAGAGGAAAATGTGGTGGAAAAATCTTATCCGATGTTTTGGGAAGATTTGAACATAATTTTGACCAATTAG
- a CDS encoding SDR family oxidoreductase, whose amino-acid sequence MNKTIIITGTSSGIGFVLAEYFGKKGHKVYGLSRKFTESPYFKSIPTDITDNDAVQNAIAEVLKTETRIDILINNAGMGMVGSVEDSTKEDILQLFNLNLVGAVQMMSAVLPKMRENKFGKIINVSSIGSEMGLPFRGFYSASKSALDKVTEAMRYEVYPWNIDVCSLHLGDIKTNIAENRVKTKVSEPYKNVFDKVYALMNSHVGDGTEPLVVAEYIDQLLTKKKWKAHYYFGKFGQKIGVPLKWILPQGTYENLMKKYNKLA is encoded by the coding sequence TTGAATAAAACTATAATCATCACAGGAACTTCTTCAGGAATAGGTTTCGTATTGGCAGAATATTTCGGGAAGAAAGGTCATAAAGTCTACGGTCTGAGCCGAAAATTTACCGAGAGTCCGTATTTCAAGTCGATCCCGACAGATATTACCGATAATGACGCCGTTCAAAATGCCATTGCTGAAGTTTTAAAAACAGAAACAAGAATTGACATTCTAATCAACAACGCCGGAATGGGAATGGTGGGTTCTGTAGAAGATTCTACGAAAGAAGACATTCTACAATTATTTAATCTGAATTTGGTGGGTGCTGTTCAAATGATGAGTGCTGTTTTACCTAAAATGAGAGAGAATAAATTCGGGAAAATCATTAATGTTTCGAGCATCGGAAGTGAGATGGGATTGCCTTTCCGTGGATTTTATTCGGCTTCAAAATCTGCTTTAGACAAAGTGACTGAGGCCATGAGATATGAAGTTTATCCTTGGAATATTGATGTTTGTTCGCTTCATTTAGGTGATATTAAAACCAATATTGCTGAAAACAGAGTCAAAACGAAAGTTTCCGAGCCTTACAAAAACGTTTTTGATAAAGTGTATGCTTTGATGAATTCTCACGTTGGCGACGGAACCGAACCTTTGGTGGTTGCAGAATATATAGATCAACTTTTAACTAAAAAGAAGTGGAAAGCTCATTATTATTTCGGTAAATTCGGGCAGAAAATCGGAGTTCCTTTGAAATGGATTTTACCACAGGGAACTTATGAGAATTTGATGAAGAAGTATAATAAACTGGCTTAG
- a CDS encoding SusC/RagA family TonB-linked outer membrane protein, producing MKKTLATFTVLLLPLYLSAQETNITGTVKSEEGTAVSGVNITDKNTGTTVTSDENGNFTISANPKDILEFYSDHYSLYTVEVSSRRNYTIVLKKVNEKQIEGVVITALGIEKKKEKLGYSTQEVNTKQFETITTPSLGNLFSGQVAGLNVSNPTGMQQKPVFSLRGNTNLVYVIDGVIVEPEVFQNLDPNNISNINVLKGATASALYGSRGRYGAVLITTKNAKKQGFSVEFSQNTMVTAGFTNLPETQTEYGNGSQGKYEFWDGADGGVNDGDMIWGPKFVPGLKIAQWNSPIRDKQTGQVIEWYGTVAGSPYDDKSRYERVPIDWKYHDNLKTFMKPAVINNNNFSISYKHNKDSYRLSGNFMNYDDRIPEAYLQRYGINFASQNYFGEKFIFDTKFNFNQTFTPNVPNYDYNPSGHMYTILIWMGGDVDGNALKNHLWVPGQEGKTQANWNYAWYNNPWFGAEKYKNQNRTNIINAQTSLEYKATEDISIKGRASIVENHNKQEISSPYSYFNYSAPRNGGYILNDTKTWNMNSDILATYKKKISDNFDFSVNAGASTFYYKNDIGNASTDGLKIPEVYSLDNSTGAVKYYNYLKEKLIYSTYGTIDIGLYNAFFINVSGRNDWSSTLPKANRSYFYPSASLSTIVSNLVTMPEAINLLKVSASWAKVAYDFQPYAIRNYYLNNNGVSFNGNPTFYYPTTLNYENSLKPEQTKSYEIGLTAGLFNNRVTLDATYFRTLDYDNILQFPSTPSSGFTSQNVNGNEYTTKGLEISLGLVPVKTTNFTWRSLINWSTYEKTLTEIYAGMPNYNNIKLGERMDTYYDVTWQKSPDGKVILNATTGMPTRATTPTNLGHFNPDWTFGFNNTFKYKKLSLNIGIDGRIGGVMRSQVVEKMWWGGKHPNSTAYRDVEYANPGTYYFVPDGVNYNASTGTYTPHTTAISFQSWAQNYPYQARVTEDESELFANVFDRTFVKLRSVVLEYDFSHLLNPNGFVKSFTANISGYNLAMWKKSKNLYSDPDFQIGSQTSGSGNDIQDPSSRWFGVGFNLKF from the coding sequence ATGAAAAAAACTTTAGCCACGTTTACGGTATTGTTGCTTCCACTCTATCTGAGTGCACAGGAAACCAACATTACCGGAACTGTAAAATCAGAAGAGGGAACTGCAGTTTCTGGAGTAAATATTACCGACAAAAACACGGGAACAACAGTTACATCAGATGAAAATGGAAATTTCACGATTTCTGCCAATCCGAAAGATATTTTAGAGTTTTACTCTGATCATTATTCACTTTACACTGTAGAAGTTTCTTCGAGAAGAAATTACACCATCGTGCTGAAAAAAGTAAATGAAAAACAGATTGAAGGTGTTGTAATCACCGCTTTAGGAATTGAAAAAAAGAAAGAAAAATTAGGATATTCTACACAGGAAGTTAACACCAAACAATTTGAAACAATCACCACACCGAGTTTAGGAAACTTATTCTCAGGACAGGTTGCCGGTTTAAACGTTTCGAACCCAACAGGAATGCAGCAGAAGCCAGTTTTTTCTTTAAGAGGAAACACCAACTTGGTGTATGTTATCGACGGTGTCATTGTAGAACCTGAAGTTTTTCAGAATTTAGATCCAAACAATATTTCGAATATTAACGTGCTGAAAGGAGCAACTGCTTCTGCTTTGTACGGATCAAGAGGTAGATATGGAGCGGTTTTAATCACTACAAAAAACGCTAAGAAGCAAGGGTTTTCTGTTGAGTTTTCTCAAAACACAATGGTTACTGCAGGATTCACCAATCTCCCGGAAACTCAGACTGAATATGGGAATGGTTCTCAGGGAAAATATGAATTTTGGGACGGAGCCGACGGTGGAGTAAATGACGGAGATATGATTTGGGGACCAAAATTCGTTCCAGGTTTAAAAATTGCTCAATGGAACAGTCCAATCAGAGACAAGCAAACTGGGCAGGTCATTGAATGGTATGGAACCGTTGCCGGAAGTCCTTATGATGATAAGTCAAGATATGAAAGAGTGCCTATCGACTGGAAATATCATGATAACTTAAAAACTTTCATGAAGCCAGCGGTCATCAACAACAACAATTTCTCGATCAGTTATAAACACAATAAAGATTCATACAGGCTTTCAGGGAACTTTATGAATTATGATGATAGAATTCCTGAGGCGTATCTGCAGCGTTACGGAATCAACTTTGCGTCTCAAAATTATTTCGGGGAGAAATTTATTTTTGATACTAAATTTAATTTTAACCAGACTTTCACACCCAACGTTCCCAATTATGACTACAACCCCAGCGGTCACATGTACACGATTTTGATTTGGATGGGAGGCGATGTAGACGGAAATGCTTTAAAAAATCATCTTTGGGTTCCGGGGCAGGAAGGAAAAACACAGGCCAACTGGAACTACGCTTGGTACAACAACCCTTGGTTTGGTGCTGAAAAATATAAAAATCAAAACCGCACGAATATCATCAATGCTCAAACGAGTTTAGAGTATAAAGCAACAGAAGATATTTCTATCAAAGGAAGAGCTTCAATTGTTGAAAACCACAACAAACAGGAGATTTCAAGTCCGTATTCTTATTTTAATTACAGTGCACCTAGAAATGGAGGTTATATTTTAAATGACACCAAAACCTGGAATATGAACTCTGATATCTTGGCAACATACAAGAAAAAGATTTCTGATAATTTTGATTTCAGTGTGAATGCGGGAGCATCAACTTTTTACTATAAAAATGATATTGGTAATGCTTCAACAGACGGATTAAAGATTCCGGAAGTATATTCATTAGATAATTCTACAGGTGCGGTAAAATATTACAATTACCTGAAAGAAAAACTCATTTACTCTACTTACGGAACAATTGATATTGGTTTGTACAATGCATTTTTCATCAACGTTTCCGGAAGAAATGACTGGTCATCAACGTTACCGAAAGCCAACAGATCTTATTTCTATCCTTCTGCCTCATTAAGTACAATTGTTTCTAATTTGGTTACAATGCCTGAAGCGATTAATTTATTGAAAGTTTCCGCTTCATGGGCAAAAGTAGCTTACGATTTTCAGCCTTATGCGATTAGAAATTATTATTTAAATAACAACGGAGTTAGTTTTAACGGAAATCCTACGTTCTATTATCCGACGACTTTGAATTATGAAAATTCACTAAAACCTGAACAGACCAAATCTTACGAAATCGGTTTAACGGCTGGTTTGTTTAACAACAGAGTGACTTTAGACGCAACTTATTTCCGAACTTTAGATTATGACAATATCCTTCAGTTCCCAAGTACACCTTCTTCAGGATTTACTTCCCAGAACGTGAACGGAAACGAATATACAACCAAAGGTCTTGAAATCTCTTTAGGTTTAGTTCCCGTTAAAACCACCAATTTCACCTGGAGATCATTAATCAACTGGAGTACCTATGAGAAAACCTTAACGGAAATCTACGCCGGAATGCCAAACTACAACAACATCAAGTTGGGCGAAAGGATGGATACCTACTATGACGTAACATGGCAAAAATCTCCGGATGGAAAAGTGATTTTAAACGCTACAACCGGAATGCCGACAAGAGCAACCACACCAACTAATCTCGGGCATTTCAACCCGGACTGGACTTTTGGTTTTAACAACACCTTTAAATACAAAAAATTAAGCTTAAACATCGGAATCGACGGTAGAATCGGCGGTGTGATGAGATCTCAGGTGGTAGAAAAAATGTGGTGGGGTGGTAAACATCCGAACTCTACTGCTTACAGAGATGTTGAATATGCAAATCCGGGAACGTATTATTTTGTTCCGGACGGTGTAAATTACAATGCTTCTACAGGAACTTACACACCTCATACAACAGCTATCAGTTTCCAAAGCTGGGCGCAGAATTATCCTTATCAGGCTAGAGTTACTGAAGATGAAAGCGAATTGTTTGCGAATGTTTTCGACAGAACTTTTGTAAAACTGCGATCAGTAGTTTTAGAATATGATTTCTCTCACTTATTAAACCCGAATGGTTTTGTGAAAAGCTTTACGGCTAATATTTCAGGGTACAATTTAGCCATGTGGAAAAAATCTAAAAATCTTTACTCAGATCCCGATTTCCAGATAGGAAGTCAGACGTCAGGTTCAGGAAATGATATTCAGGATCCTTCGAGCAGATGGTTCGGAGTAGGATTTAATCTTAAATTTTAA
- a CDS encoding SusD/RagB family nutrient-binding outer membrane lipoprotein — protein MKNNILKIAVLAVGLFTLSACETDLDKINENPNDQANIDPKYLLTYVSKSAFAVQGDPMYASRMLIGTDGENIYQYMKWNDASFGTYSTDLLNTMKMMQEAERINNKNYQAIGKFYRAFHFYNLSLKFGSIPYSEAIKGESGITQPKYDSQETVMAGVLNELKEANDLINSSDAIAGDIIFNGDATKWKKLINSFRLKVLMTLSKKTTIGGINIATEFASIAGSQTLMTSIQDNGELKFADAADSRYTTFNSSGYGSSLYMANYFINLFKNRQDPRIFTFAEQTTSAKENGLAITNFNGYNGGNPNSPYADNAALIIAKNISKVNERFYKDATNEPSSILSYAELEFILAEAIARGWISGSAKTHYDNAIKASFQFYQTYVKNSNQYFAGFNVDNYLAGSLVVYNNSAPLQTQLEKIITQKYMTMFHQGQWTSYQDYLRTGYPNLPLQTGVTAPSRFRYPQVEYNYNNTNLQAALAAQYNGQDNITSKPWWLQ, from the coding sequence ATGAAAAATAATATCTTAAAAATAGCAGTTTTAGCCGTTGGATTATTTACTCTTTCAGCTTGCGAAACCGATTTGGATAAAATCAACGAAAACCCGAATGACCAGGCTAATATCGACCCGAAATATCTTTTAACATACGTTTCAAAATCTGCATTTGCAGTTCAGGGAGATCCGATGTACGCTTCCAGAATGCTGATTGGTACCGATGGTGAAAATATTTACCAATACATGAAATGGAATGACGCTTCATTTGGTACGTACAGCACAGATTTGCTGAACACGATGAAAATGATGCAGGAAGCCGAAAGAATTAACAATAAAAATTATCAGGCAATTGGTAAGTTTTACAGAGCTTTTCATTTCTATAATTTAAGTTTAAAATTCGGAAGCATTCCTTATTCTGAAGCGATAAAAGGAGAATCGGGCATTACACAACCAAAATACGACAGTCAGGAAACGGTAATGGCAGGAGTTTTAAATGAACTGAAAGAAGCCAACGATTTAATCAATTCTTCAGATGCGATTGCTGGGGACATCATTTTCAACGGTGACGCTACAAAATGGAAAAAACTCATCAACTCGTTCCGTCTAAAAGTCTTGATGACTTTATCTAAAAAAACAACCATTGGCGGAATCAATATTGCCACGGAATTTGCATCCATTGCAGGAAGTCAGACTTTAATGACTTCCATTCAGGATAATGGTGAACTGAAATTTGCAGATGCTGCAGACAGCCGATACACAACTTTCAACAGCAGTGGTTATGGTTCTAGTTTGTATATGGCGAATTATTTTATCAATTTATTTAAAAACAGACAAGATCCGAGAATTTTTACGTTTGCAGAACAGACGACCTCGGCTAAAGAAAATGGTTTGGCAATTACCAACTTTAACGGTTACAACGGAGGAAATCCTAATTCACCTTATGCTGATAATGCCGCATTGATTATCGCTAAAAATATTTCAAAGGTCAACGAAAGATTTTATAAAGATGCAACCAACGAGCCTTCTTCCATTCTTTCTTATGCTGAGCTTGAATTTATTTTGGCCGAAGCCATAGCAAGAGGCTGGATTTCAGGATCTGCCAAAACGCATTATGACAATGCCATCAAAGCTAGTTTTCAGTTTTACCAGACATATGTAAAAAATTCGAATCAGTATTTTGCAGGATTTAATGTTGATAATTATTTGGCAGGTTCTTTAGTGGTTTATAATAATTCTGCGCCGCTTCAGACTCAGCTTGAAAAAATTATTACCCAAAAATATATGACCATGTTCCATCAAGGGCAATGGACATCTTATCAGGATTACTTGAGAACTGGTTACCCAAATCTGCCTTTGCAAACAGGAGTTACTGCGCCTTCAAGATTCAGATATCCACAGGTAGAATACAATTATAACAATACTAACCTTCAAGCTGCATTGGCTGCACAGTACAACGGTCAGGATAATATTACATCAAAACCTTGGTGGTTGCAGTAA